A single window of Modestobacter italicus DNA harbors:
- a CDS encoding type II toxin-antitoxin system death-on-curing family toxin, whose amino-acid sequence MTEVEYLDLEDLLGLTRALGAGPVRDIGLLDSAAARPRAQAFGQDAYGTLPLKAAALLHSVVGNHALVDGNKRLGWLATVVFLDLNGYVTDLDDDSAFTVVMDVAAGTMEVEAIASGLRVVAR is encoded by the coding sequence GTGACCGAGGTCGAGTACCTCGACCTCGAAGACCTGCTGGGGCTGACGCGCGCATTGGGGGCGGGCCCCGTCAGGGACATCGGCCTCCTCGACTCGGCTGCGGCTCGCCCTCGTGCGCAGGCGTTCGGCCAGGACGCCTACGGCACGCTCCCGCTGAAGGCTGCGGCGTTGCTGCACTCGGTGGTGGGAAATCACGCGTTGGTCGATGGCAACAAGCGGCTCGGCTGGCTGGCGACGGTCGTGTTCCTGGACCTGAACGGCTACGTCACTGATCTCGACGACGACTCGGCGTTCACCGTGGTGATGGACGTGGCTGCCGGCACCATGGAGGTCGAGGCGATCGCCTCCGGCCTCCGCGTCGTTGCCCGCTGA
- a CDS encoding ribbon-helix-helix protein, CopG family, which produces MTLRIDDELERALAALAEAEGTSRQEIVRRAVLERHARSGHLTRVQESSARLLEQWGDVLHRLGTA; this is translated from the coding sequence ATGACCTTGCGCATCGACGACGAGTTGGAGAGGGCGCTCGCGGCCCTGGCGGAGGCAGAGGGGACGTCCCGGCAGGAGATCGTCCGGCGTGCCGTGCTCGAACGGCACGCGCGCAGTGGCCACCTCACCCGGGTGCAAGAGAGCTCCGCGCGTCTCCTTGAGCAATGGGGCGATGTCCTGCATCGCCTCGGCACGGCGTGA